The genomic stretch ACGGGCACCTCAACGCTGTATGACGGCAACGGGGTTCAGCAGCCCCTCATCGTGGGCATCCCCGCGCCGCCAGGAGTGACCGAGTCGGGAGAGCCCACCGGCGTGGTGTTCAATGGCTCGGAAGCATTCGTCGTGACAGGGACAGGTGTCTCGGGGCCCGCTCGCTTCATCTTCGCCACGGAGGAGGGCGTCCTGGCCGCCTGGGCACCCGCGGTGGACGAGGCCTCGGCCAAGATCGTGGCGGACAACTCCGCTATGGGCTCTGTGTACAAGGGGCTGGCGATGGCCGGCACCGGAGCGGACGCCATGCTGTACGCGGCGGACTTCCGGAACAATCGAATCGACGTCTTCAACTCCAGCTTCACGCCCATGCCGATGCCGGGCGCCTTCGCGGACCCGTCACTGCCCGCCGGGTACGCGCCCTTCAACATCCAGGACATCGGGGGCACCCTCTATGTCTCGTATGCGCAGCAGGACGAGGAGCGTTCGGATGATGTCCCCGGCGTGGGCGCGGGCTACATCAACGCCTTCGACATGAACGGGCAGCTGCTGCGGCGGTTCGCTTCTCAGGGCGCGCTCAATGCGCCGTGGGGCATGGCCCTGGCGCCGGCGGGCTTCGGGCAGTTCAGCAACCACCTGCTGGTGGGCAACTTCGGGGATGGCGCCATCAACGCGTATGACCCTGCCTCCGGCGCCTGGGCAGGCGCGCTCACTCGGCCGGACGGACAGCCTCTCAAGGTC from Myxococcus xanthus encodes the following:
- a CDS encoding TIGR03118 family protein, with product MMNTRRSTLVQGVLSAAVAVLAVPVARAAMPPAPPADCSVAGGYTQRNLVANSPALGAEHVDPHLVNAWGLAFNPMGVSWVANEGTGTSTLYDGNGVQQPLIVGIPAPPGVTESGEPTGVVFNGSEAFVVTGTGVSGPARFIFATEEGVLAAWAPAVDEASAKIVADNSAMGSVYKGLAMAGTGADAMLYAADFRNNRIDVFNSSFTPMPMPGAFADPSLPAGYAPFNIQDIGGTLYVSYAQQDEERSDDVPGVGAGYINAFDMNGQLLRRFASQGALNAPWGMALAPAGFGQFSNHLLVGNFGDGAINAYDPASGAWAGALTRPDGQPLKVDGLWSLHFGTGVQGLPAEALFFTAGPADEEQGLYGRLDMAPTCRQGLPPWKAPRGPEAQ